Proteins from a genomic interval of Ramlibacter algicola:
- a CDS encoding MFS transporter: MTPGLLLRAGPAPASAVESPYAWLRLVLSLLLMTIGGAGMYSVTVMLPAIQRDFGVARGDASLPYTLTMVGFGVGGVLMGKLADRFGVMLPVAIGGVGLGIGFIASGFAPGLAMFCVAQGLFVGLLGTSATFAPLVSDTSQWFERRRGIALAVCMSGNYAAGAIWPPVLQHFIDAAGWRQTSIGLGVFCLLTMLPLCVLLRPRPPIAAFTAPASSAAKVSAASTARPFGLPPAVAQGLLCVAGVSCCVAMSMPQVHIVAYCSDLGFGAARGAQMLSLMLGLGIVSRLASGWISDRIGGLRTLLLGSVLQGIALLLFLPFDGMVSLYVVSGLFGLFQGGLVPSYALIVRQHFDPKEVGARVGTVLMATLFGMALGGWLSGAVFDWTGSYRAAFLNGIGWNALNLAIVLFLLHRLRGVRVAQRAAA, from the coding sequence ATGACTCCCGGCCTGTTGCTGCGTGCCGGCCCCGCGCCGGCCTCCGCGGTCGAATCGCCGTACGCCTGGTTGCGCCTGGTGCTGTCGCTGCTGCTGATGACGATCGGCGGCGCGGGCATGTACTCGGTCACCGTCATGCTGCCGGCGATCCAGCGCGACTTCGGCGTGGCGCGTGGCGACGCCTCGCTGCCGTACACGCTCACCATGGTCGGCTTCGGCGTCGGCGGCGTGCTGATGGGGAAGCTGGCCGACCGCTTCGGCGTGATGCTGCCGGTGGCGATCGGCGGCGTCGGCCTGGGCATCGGGTTCATCGCGTCCGGCTTCGCGCCGGGGCTGGCGATGTTCTGCGTGGCGCAGGGCCTGTTCGTCGGGCTGCTGGGCACCTCGGCCACGTTCGCGCCGCTGGTGTCGGACACCTCGCAGTGGTTCGAGCGCCGGCGCGGCATCGCGCTGGCCGTGTGCATGAGCGGCAACTACGCGGCCGGCGCGATCTGGCCGCCCGTACTGCAGCACTTCATCGATGCGGCCGGCTGGCGCCAGACGTCGATCGGCCTGGGCGTGTTCTGCCTGCTGACGATGCTGCCGTTGTGCGTGCTGCTGCGCCCGCGCCCGCCGATCGCCGCCTTCACCGCGCCTGCCTCGTCCGCGGCGAAGGTGTCCGCTGCCTCGACCGCGCGGCCCTTTGGCTTGCCGCCTGCCGTTGCGCAAGGCCTGCTGTGCGTCGCGGGCGTGTCGTGCTGCGTGGCGATGTCGATGCCGCAGGTGCACATCGTCGCGTACTGCTCCGACCTGGGCTTCGGTGCCGCGCGCGGCGCGCAGATGCTGTCGCTGATGCTGGGCCTGGGCATCGTGAGCCGGCTGGCGTCGGGCTGGATCTCGGACCGCATCGGTGGCTTGCGCACGCTGCTGCTCGGCTCGGTGCTGCAGGGCATCGCGCTGCTGCTGTTCCTGCCCTTCGACGGCATGGTGTCGCTGTACGTCGTGTCGGGACTGTTCGGGCTGTTCCAGGGTGGCCTGGTGCCGTCGTACGCGCTCATCGTGCGGCAGCACTTCGACCCCAAGGAGGTCGGCGCGCGGGTCGGCACCGTGCTGATGGCGACGCTGTTTGGCATGGCGCTGGGCGGCTGGCTGTCGGGCGCCGTGTTCGACTGGACCGGCTCCTACCGCGCCGCGTTCCTCAACGGCATCGGCTGGAACGCGCTGAACCTGGCGATCGTGCTGTTCCTGCTGCACCGCCTGCGCGGCGTGCGCGTCGCTCAGCGCGCCGCTGCTTGA
- a CDS encoding CDP-alcohol phosphatidyltransferase family protein, which yields MDQPSPGLQRPAPRHFSMLRGFHLADFFTLGNAACGVGATLLAMLFMASGEPAHFFTAAALAPAAFAFDVLDGRIARARHQHSPLGRELDSLSDVISFGVAPAALGFAAGLQGGWDVAALVYFVCCGVSRLARYNVTAEDLAGSDGKVKYFEGTPIPTSVLLTALLAVAAWSGHLGDDLWFGVLEVGPWRLHPLVLLFVLSGSCMISKTLRIPKP from the coding sequence ATGGACCAGCCCAGCCCCGGCCTGCAGCGCCCTGCCCCGCGCCATTTCTCGATGCTGCGGGGCTTCCACCTCGCCGACTTCTTCACCCTCGGCAACGCGGCCTGCGGCGTCGGCGCGACCCTGCTGGCCATGCTGTTCATGGCCAGCGGCGAGCCCGCGCACTTCTTCACGGCGGCGGCGCTCGCGCCCGCGGCATTCGCGTTCGACGTGCTGGACGGCCGCATCGCGCGCGCACGCCACCAGCACTCGCCGCTGGGACGCGAGCTGGACTCGCTGTCCGACGTGATCTCCTTCGGCGTCGCCCCCGCCGCGCTCGGGTTCGCGGCCGGCCTGCAGGGCGGCTGGGACGTTGCGGCGCTCGTGTACTTCGTCTGCTGCGGCGTGAGCCGGCTGGCCCGCTACAACGTCACCGCCGAAGACCTCGCGGGCAGCGACGGCAAGGTGAAGTACTTCGAAGGCACGCCGATCCCCACCAGCGTGCTGCTCACCGCGCTTCTCGCGGTCGCCGCGTGGAGCGGACACCTGGGCGACGACCTCTGGTTCGGCGTGCTCGAGGTCGGGCCGTGGCGGTTGCACCCGCTCGTGCTGCTGTTCGTGCTGTCGGGCAGCTGCATGATCAGCAAGACACTTCGCATTCCCAAGCCGTGA
- the thpR gene encoding RNA 2',3'-cyclic phosphodiesterase, with the protein MKAAAVRLFTALWPPAAVREALVALAARWQWPAGAKPVAPARLHATLHFLGLVDPDCVPLLRPVLDVPFEPVTLHPEAARQAVWPGGIAVLELEVPSALRAWHERVSTALRAAGFDVEARAWRPHVTFARKASHARPAPACELPPWPVDDVALVRSTPGRGYEVLACFGRRPEDIAHVG; encoded by the coding sequence GTGAAGGCCGCCGCCGTTCGCCTGTTCACCGCGCTGTGGCCGCCGGCCGCCGTGCGCGAGGCGCTTGTCGCGCTCGCGGCGCGCTGGCAGTGGCCCGCGGGTGCGAAGCCCGTGGCCCCCGCGCGCCTGCACGCGACGCTGCATTTCCTCGGCCTGGTGGACCCGGACTGCGTGCCGCTGCTGCGACCGGTGCTGGACGTGCCCTTCGAGCCGGTGACGCTGCATCCCGAGGCGGCGCGCCAGGCCGTCTGGCCGGGTGGCATCGCGGTGCTGGAACTCGAAGTGCCCTCCGCGCTGCGCGCATGGCACGAACGGGTGTCGACGGCGCTGCGTGCGGCAGGCTTCGACGTCGAGGCGAGGGCGTGGCGGCCGCATGTGACGTTCGCCCGGAAGGCATCGCACGCGCGTCCTGCACCCGCCTGCGAGTTGCCGCCGTGGCCGGTGGACGACGTGGCGCTCGTGCGCAGCACGCCGGGCCGCGGCTACGAGGTGCTGGCCTGCTTCGGCCGCCGCCCGGAGGACATCGCGCATGTTGGCTGA
- a CDS encoding DUF6502 family protein, producing the protein MQDRLSWAQSACARVMRPLVRLALGMGLKHPHLEGMLRDLLLEEATRVWQRQGVAAPNISQLAVTTGLNRKDVTARVRRPADPLPHTELSAAAKTFTRWYQLASQDPALYKLPVASTGQGLSFEDVAREASRGDVHHRAVLDELMRLGMCARVDATQVELTSEGFVPTADLQSTLAFLGDNLRDHAGAAVSNALGEAPLMLERAVYAEGLNESDVDAVHQLMRQRWTAMHRELVGQLSEGITRSAARGPKRLRVGVYFYVADREAQG; encoded by the coding sequence ATGCAAGACCGGCTGTCCTGGGCCCAATCCGCCTGCGCGCGTGTGATGCGCCCCCTCGTGCGGCTCGCCCTCGGCATGGGCCTGAAGCATCCCCACCTCGAGGGCATGCTGCGCGACCTGCTCCTGGAGGAAGCCACGCGCGTGTGGCAACGCCAGGGCGTCGCGGCCCCCAACATCAGCCAGCTCGCCGTCACCACCGGCCTGAACCGCAAGGACGTGACGGCGCGAGTGCGCCGCCCCGCCGACCCGCTGCCGCACACCGAGCTGTCGGCGGCCGCGAAGACCTTCACCCGCTGGTACCAGCTCGCGAGCCAGGACCCGGCGCTGTACAAGCTGCCAGTCGCCTCGACGGGCCAAGGCCTGTCGTTCGAGGACGTGGCGCGCGAAGCCAGCCGCGGCGACGTGCACCACCGCGCGGTGCTCGACGAGCTGATGCGGCTGGGCATGTGCGCCCGCGTCGACGCGACGCAGGTCGAGCTCACGTCCGAGGGGTTCGTGCCGACGGCCGACCTGCAGAGCACGCTGGCGTTCCTGGGCGACAACCTGCGCGACCATGCCGGCGCCGCGGTGTCCAACGCGCTCGGCGAGGCGCCCCTGATGCTCGAACGCGCGGTGTATGCCGAAGGCCTCAATGAAAGCGACGTCGACGCCGTGCACCAGCTGATGCGCCAGCGCTGGACGGCGATGCACCGCGAACTGGTCGGGCAGCTGTCCGAAGGCATCACGCGCAGTGCCGCGCGCGGCCCCAAGCGGCTGCGCGTCGGCGTGTACTTCTACGTCGCGGATCGGGAGGCACAGGGCTGA
- a CDS encoding DUF5666 domain-containing protein has product MRSGWTVFLRGLLVATALLLGSCGGGGVGDGGGAGGGDVAAGGTDIGGGGIGSGGTGVASGGGEGVGSGGTGITPVASVGTVDGFGSIVVNGIRYDIATARVLLSDAPALKLGMTVNVFGNVEPSLAQGTATLVVSAADLRGTVSALDPGRGTFDVLSLHVSTDASTVYGGGLASLAGLANGSAVQVYGLPGDNGSLHATRIERLGAPGDLVVAGTATGLDARAATFRIGGLTVRFGNASFPADWPVTSLAGNPVVRVRGSLSGNVLVATSIEPWAPVIPAEGTKLSLTGQVSDFMELRALRIEGVPADVSQAQLGGSGSLLQLANGVRVEATGTVRGGVLVVTKLKIRETAPSQATVTYSAQGSVGGFRSAASFKVQGQDIDASQAVFVGGTAQDLDSRSKVRVTGTRVVDDVLLAERVEFLE; this is encoded by the coding sequence ATGCGCTCCGGCTGGACGGTGTTCCTGCGCGGCCTGCTCGTCGCGACCGCGCTGCTGCTCGGGTCGTGCGGCGGCGGTGGCGTGGGCGACGGCGGCGGTGCCGGCGGGGGCGACGTCGCCGCCGGCGGCACGGACATCGGCGGCGGCGGGATCGGGTCTGGCGGCACCGGCGTCGCTAGCGGCGGCGGTGAAGGCGTCGGCTCGGGCGGTACCGGCATCACGCCCGTGGCCAGCGTCGGCACGGTCGACGGCTTCGGCAGCATCGTCGTCAACGGCATCCGCTACGACATCGCCACGGCGCGCGTGCTCCTGTCGGACGCGCCGGCACTGAAGCTCGGCATGACCGTGAACGTGTTCGGCAACGTCGAACCCAGCCTGGCCCAGGGCACCGCGACGCTGGTCGTGTCGGCGGCCGACCTGCGCGGCACCGTCTCGGCCCTCGACCCCGGCCGCGGCACCTTCGACGTCCTGTCGCTGCACGTGAGCACCGACGCGTCCACCGTGTACGGCGGCGGCCTGGCCTCGCTCGCCGGTCTCGCGAACGGCAGCGCCGTGCAGGTCTACGGCCTGCCGGGCGACAACGGCTCGCTGCACGCCACCCGAATCGAGCGCCTCGGCGCGCCGGGCGACCTCGTCGTCGCGGGCACCGCCACCGGGCTCGACGCCCGCGCGGCCACCTTCCGCATCGGCGGCCTCACCGTGCGCTTCGGCAACGCGTCCTTCCCGGCCGACTGGCCCGTCACCAGCCTCGCCGGCAACCCGGTGGTGCGCGTGCGCGGCTCGCTGAGCGGGAATGTGCTGGTCGCGACTTCGATCGAGCCGTGGGCGCCGGTCATTCCGGCGGAGGGCACGAAGCTGAGCCTGACCGGCCAGGTCTCCGATTTCATGGAGCTGCGCGCCCTGCGCATCGAAGGCGTCCCGGCCGACGTGTCGCAGGCCCAGCTAGGCGGCAGCGGATCGCTGCTGCAGCTGGCCAACGGCGTGCGCGTGGAGGCGACGGGCACCGTGCGCGGCGGCGTGCTGGTCGTCACCAAGCTGAAGATCCGCGAGACGGCGCCGTCGCAGGCCACGGTGACCTACAGCGCGCAAGGCAGCGTGGGCGGGTTCCGCTCGGCCGCGAGTTTCAAGGTGCAGGGACAGGACATCGATGCCAGCCAGGCCGTGTTCGTCGGCGGCACCGCGCAGGACCTCGACAGCCGCAGCAAGGTGCGGGTGACCGGCACGCGCGTCGTCGACGACGTGCTGCTGGCCGAGCGGGTCGAGTTCCTGGAGTAG
- a CDS encoding PilZ domain-containing protein, whose amino-acid sequence MTMVERRVVVPLGRLQEQRGAERFEMEVPLTVDGAQGGVTRDVSVSGLAFTSREPYTLGQRVEITVDYLLDGHNYPLRCEAIVVRCEAEGGGYTIGVRLATAFID is encoded by the coding sequence ATGACGATGGTGGAACGCAGGGTGGTGGTGCCGCTGGGCCGGCTGCAGGAGCAGCGCGGCGCGGAGCGCTTCGAGATGGAGGTGCCGCTCACCGTGGACGGCGCCCAGGGCGGCGTGACGCGCGACGTGAGCGTCAGCGGGCTGGCCTTCACCTCGCGCGAGCCGTACACGCTGGGGCAGCGGGTGGAGATCACCGTCGACTACCTGTTGGACGGGCACAACTACCCGCTGCGCTGCGAAGCCATCGTCGTGCGCTGCGAGGCCGAGGGCGGCGGCTACACGATCGGCGTCCGGCTGGCGACCGCTTTCATCGACTGA
- a CDS encoding PilZ domain-containing protein yields the protein MQEVQHCQRSADRFGLALPVTMEGQACACHDISATGVLLEARQAPDVGSIVSLELHYDLEGEPLHVQSRGRVVRVERHGDSYNVAVRLDQPLFEEESVLHEGGTG from the coding sequence ATGCAGGAAGTGCAGCATTGCCAACGGTCGGCCGACAGGTTCGGCCTGGCGCTGCCGGTCACGATGGAGGGGCAGGCCTGCGCCTGCCACGACATCAGCGCCACGGGCGTCCTGCTCGAGGCGAGGCAGGCTCCCGACGTGGGCAGCATCGTGTCCCTCGAACTGCACTACGACCTGGAGGGCGAACCCCTCCACGTGCAGTCGCGCGGCCGTGTCGTGCGCGTGGAACGCCACGGCGACAGCTACAACGTCGCAGTGCGGCTGGACCAGCCGCTGTTCGAGGAGGAGTCGGTGCTGCACGAAGGCGGCACCGGCTGA